One Prevotella intermedia ATCC 25611 = DSM 20706 DNA window includes the following coding sequences:
- the kdsA gene encoding 3-deoxy-8-phosphooctulonate synthase, translating into MNNKNIYIAGPCVIESQELLNTVAAELVRLNEKYGIDIIFKASFDKANRTSLNSFRGPGMVKGLEMLQEIKDKYGLQLLTDIHESYQAEEVGKVVDVIQIPAFLCRQTDLLVAAAKTGKIVNIKKAQFLSGKDMKYPVEKCKESGAKEVWLTERGNSFGYNNLVVDFRNIPDMQEFSETVIMDCTHSVQRPSAGNGKTVGDRKFVPSMALAAKAFGANGYFFEVHPDPDKGLSDAANMLELANLESLIVQLQ; encoded by the coding sequence ATGAATAATAAAAACATCTATATTGCAGGACCTTGCGTCATTGAAAGCCAAGAACTCCTGAACACAGTCGCTGCAGAATTGGTGCGCCTGAATGAGAAATATGGCATAGACATAATCTTTAAAGCCAGTTTCGACAAGGCAAACCGCACCAGTCTGAACTCTTTCCGTGGACCAGGAATGGTGAAAGGACTTGAAATGCTGCAGGAAATCAAAGACAAATACGGCTTACAGCTACTCACCGACATTCACGAAAGCTATCAAGCAGAGGAAGTTGGCAAAGTTGTGGACGTCATTCAGATACCTGCTTTCCTGTGCAGACAAACCGATTTGTTGGTTGCAGCTGCGAAAACGGGAAAGATTGTGAACATTAAAAAAGCACAATTCCTTAGCGGAAAGGATATGAAATACCCAGTTGAGAAATGCAAGGAAAGCGGTGCGAAAGAGGTTTGGCTTACAGAACGCGGCAATAGCTTTGGCTATAACAACCTTGTTGTGGATTTCAGAAACATTCCAGACATGCAGGAATTTAGCGAAACCGTGATTATGGATTGCACACACAGCGTTCAACGTCCAAGCGCAGGCAATGGAAAGACTGTCGGCGACCGCAAGTTTGTTCCTTCAATGGCATTGGCTGCCAAAGCTTTTGGTGCTAACGGATACTTCTTTGAGGTACACCCCGACCCAGACAAAGGGCTCAGCGATGCAGCCAATATGCTGGAATTAGCCAACCTTGAAAGTCTAATCGTACAACTACAATAA